A single region of the Arthrobacter sp. zg-Y20 genome encodes:
- the sigJ gene encoding RNA polymerase sigma factor SigJ, producing the protein MANRSEDAALGAGGAGPDEGLSSGLPERNSQFLNHRALVFTIAYDILGTVADAEDVVQESYLRWRAVPEPVANPRAYLARIATRQALNSLRAASRRREDYPGEWLPEPLRTGPDALASDPESAALTAGEVSTAMLVVLQALTGPERAAFLLHDVFDFGYPEIAAALDAGEPAARQMVHRARVRLRSGTPRTAPDTGEHRAAVQRFLAAAMTGKVQSLLDLLAPEVVLVSDGGGKASAALRPVHGPEKVARLMLGLVGKYGAGAVPEFVELNGLPAVAFREAGAVTTVFQLGLSGDGRVQAVFAVRNPDKLLRLQG; encoded by the coding sequence ATGGCCAACCGGTCCGAAGATGCAGCCCTCGGCGCCGGCGGTGCAGGCCCAGACGAAGGGCTGAGCAGCGGTCTCCCGGAGCGGAACTCCCAGTTCCTGAACCACCGTGCGCTGGTGTTCACGATTGCCTACGACATCCTGGGGACCGTGGCCGATGCCGAGGACGTGGTGCAGGAATCCTATTTGCGCTGGCGGGCGGTGCCTGAACCAGTGGCTAATCCGCGGGCCTACCTGGCGCGGATAGCCACCCGGCAGGCACTGAATTCGCTCCGCGCAGCCAGCAGGCGGCGCGAGGACTATCCGGGCGAATGGCTGCCCGAACCTTTGCGCACCGGCCCGGACGCGCTGGCGTCGGACCCGGAATCCGCGGCGCTCACCGCCGGCGAGGTGTCCACTGCCATGCTGGTGGTGCTGCAGGCCCTGACCGGCCCGGAGCGGGCTGCGTTCCTCCTCCACGACGTCTTTGACTTCGGTTATCCGGAAATTGCCGCAGCCCTGGACGCCGGCGAACCCGCGGCGCGGCAGATGGTCCACCGGGCACGTGTCCGGCTCCGGTCCGGCACGCCCCGGACGGCTCCGGATACCGGTGAGCACCGCGCCGCCGTCCAGCGGTTCCTCGCAGCCGCCATGACCGGGAAGGTCCAGTCCCTGCTGGACCTGCTGGCTCCGGAGGTGGTGTTGGTGTCCGACGGCGGCGGCAAGGCCAGCGCGGCGCTGCGGCCGGTCCACGGCCCGGAGAAGGTGGCGCGGCTTATGCTCGGTCTGGTCGGCAAGTACGGGGCCGGAGCAGTGCCGGAGTTCGTCGAACTCAACGGGCTGCCCGCCGTCGCTTTCCGGGAGGCGGGCGCGGTCACCACGGTTTTCCAGCTGGGGCTGTCCGGAGACGGCCGGGTGCAGGCGGTCTTTGCCGTCCGCAACCCGGACAAGCTGCTGCGCCTGCAGGGGTAA
- a CDS encoding NUDIX domain-containing protein: MSERFHVVPASYLVFPQEDRVLLQLRQGTGYMDGYWATAAAGHVEAGESAVQAAVREAREELGILVAADDVVPLTAMHRTNGDGQAISERVDFFFTCTRWTGEPRIMEPGKAAKLQWFGLDELPGAVVPHERYVLERLRSGVPPIVAFGFEYA, encoded by the coding sequence GTGTCCGAACGGTTCCATGTAGTGCCCGCAAGTTATCTGGTCTTCCCGCAGGAAGACCGCGTGCTGCTTCAGCTCCGCCAGGGCACAGGCTACATGGACGGCTACTGGGCCACCGCAGCCGCCGGGCATGTGGAGGCGGGGGAGTCCGCCGTGCAGGCCGCTGTCCGGGAGGCCCGGGAGGAGCTCGGCATTCTCGTGGCGGCCGACGACGTCGTGCCCCTGACCGCGATGCACCGCACCAACGGGGACGGCCAGGCGATCAGCGAGCGGGTGGACTTCTTCTTCACCTGCACCCGTTGGACCGGGGAGCCGCGCATCATGGAACCCGGCAAGGCGGCGAAGCTGCAGTGGTTTGGCCTTGATGAGCTGCCCGGCGCCGTCGTACCCCATGAACGCTATGTCCTGGAGCGCCTGCGCAGCGGTGTACCGCCGATTGTCGCGTTCGGATTCGAGTACGCATGA
- a CDS encoding FAD-dependent oxidoreductase, with amino-acid sequence MGSTVLIVGGGYAGVMAANRLAAAQRPGLAVQLVNPRRQFVERIRLHEYAAGSREDPTAAFESLLHPAVRLVHGSAKRINDGDRTVLLADSRTMPWDYLVYAVGSGHSTVPAGALAVDRLSDAAAARRELAALAPGAGVAVVGGGLTALETAAETARAFPQLRVALYSAGPIAPRFGEQGRRALEQRLRRAGVQLHTGSPVPPDGDVRRHLGAGVVLWCAGFAAPPLAAVSGLPVNGEGRLRVDPTLQVPGHGRIYGAGDAAVIDRLEYAYLRMCCAAAMPMGAGAAGNILRSLDGAAGARHDSGFRGVCVSLGRSDGVVQFVAADDSPARLHLSGRTAAVQKEIICRMTLRWIRGEAKRSGAYTWPTGPKMQPSAPAVQAQTKG; translated from the coding sequence ATGGGCAGCACAGTACTGATTGTGGGCGGAGGATACGCGGGGGTGATGGCCGCCAACCGGCTCGCTGCCGCGCAGCGTCCGGGCCTGGCGGTCCAGCTGGTCAATCCCCGGCGGCAGTTCGTGGAGCGGATCCGGCTGCACGAATATGCGGCCGGAAGCCGTGAGGACCCCACTGCGGCCTTCGAGTCGCTGCTGCACCCGGCGGTCCGGCTGGTGCACGGCAGCGCAAAACGCATCAACGACGGCGACCGGACCGTGCTGCTAGCAGACAGCCGGACAATGCCCTGGGACTACTTGGTGTACGCCGTGGGATCCGGACACTCGACGGTACCTGCCGGGGCATTGGCAGTGGACCGGCTATCCGACGCGGCGGCGGCCCGCCGGGAACTGGCAGCCCTGGCGCCGGGCGCGGGGGTGGCCGTGGTGGGCGGCGGATTGACCGCCCTCGAGACGGCCGCGGAAACCGCCCGCGCCTTCCCGCAGCTGCGTGTGGCACTCTACAGTGCGGGACCGATAGCACCACGGTTCGGGGAGCAGGGCCGCCGGGCGCTGGAACAGCGGCTCCGCCGGGCCGGGGTGCAGCTCCATACCGGCAGTCCCGTTCCGCCCGACGGCGACGTCCGCCGTCACCTGGGCGCCGGCGTCGTGCTGTGGTGTGCCGGGTTTGCCGCACCGCCGCTGGCAGCGGTGAGCGGGTTGCCGGTGAACGGAGAGGGCAGGCTGCGCGTGGATCCGACCCTGCAGGTGCCCGGGCACGGGAGGATCTACGGCGCCGGCGATGCTGCGGTGATTGACCGGCTGGAGTACGCCTATTTGCGGATGTGCTGTGCCGCGGCGATGCCCATGGGGGCCGGCGCCGCCGGCAACATCCTGCGTTCCCTGGACGGCGCCGCGGGTGCGCGTCACGACAGCGGGTTCCGCGGCGTCTGCGTTAGTCTGGGCCGCAGCGACGGAGTGGTCCAGTTTGTGGCTGCGGACGATTCGCCGGCCCGCCTGCACCTGTCCGGCAGGACGGCGGCGGTCCAGAAGGAAATAATATGCCGCATGACGCTTCGGTGGATCCGCGGCGAAGCTAAACGAAGCGGAGCATACACATGGCCAACCGGTCCGAAGATGCAGCCCTCGGCGCCGGCGGTGCAGGCCCAGACGAAGGGCTGA
- a CDS encoding ABC transporter permease: MTNSSPTSTDSPPENDPGAEPAQETESQDLEAAAAKRAKAEKIGRYVAMFLMPLLMVSMLVGGYLAAMHSPTPHNVPIAVSGSAQQADRFAQALESANADAVDVRTVDSADDARQLVLDREVSSAVVLGDGTATLYTAGAAGASQSSTVTALLAPQVLASGLTLQTEDLAPLPANDLAGLGAMFMTTALMLAGYMPLSLALSNSPELMRFRRFVPLLAGWSALIAALVWTVVGPIMGIVEGHTAAVLGISWLAVFSVGSAQLFLTRILGPMAVLVGMLFLMVLGVPSSNMSMSVHTMPGLYPFLHSFLPAAATGESLRSVLYFDGNGAGRHLMVLVIGAVAALLLTLGIDAMRRRKGKDKPLAVNVASLHGGPRPKNRAWRYVTLGFLPLMMVAMMLSLMLGAMYQPTPRDMPVAVVGATTEQAEQAVAGLEENMSGLFDLRAMDSADEARDQVRDRTITAAYVLPSAENPKSTLIANQAAGMSAQQVVNRVFTQVAAGQQMQLTTEDVAPLPNKDSMGMSTMYMAMGWIMAGFMIIIVGSTAQPASRPLRKLVPITAGWAVGYSALLWVIVSVFVNAIDGHFLALWGTGAVAIFCVAMFTAVLERLIGMLAILPAIGILMFLGIPASGAAMSIYMEPEFFRVLHDYLPMPAAVEAIRSILYFGGDTVGSHLLTLGIWGAVSLVVVMIIDRIKPPRDEAWPTEEAPVEPAADNAADRPEPVRA, translated from the coding sequence TTGACCAATTCTTCCCCTACCTCCACCGACTCCCCGCCGGAGAATGATCCGGGAGCGGAGCCAGCTCAGGAAACGGAAAGCCAGGACCTCGAAGCCGCCGCCGCAAAGCGGGCCAAGGCTGAGAAGATCGGGCGCTACGTCGCCATGTTCCTGATGCCCCTGCTGATGGTGTCCATGCTGGTGGGCGGCTACCTGGCTGCCATGCACTCACCCACCCCGCACAACGTGCCGATCGCCGTCAGCGGCTCCGCCCAGCAGGCGGACCGCTTTGCGCAGGCACTGGAATCCGCAAACGCCGACGCCGTCGATGTCCGGACAGTGGACTCTGCCGACGATGCCCGCCAGCTGGTGCTCGACCGCGAGGTCAGCAGTGCCGTTGTGCTGGGTGACGGAACCGCCACTCTCTACACTGCCGGTGCCGCCGGCGCCTCCCAGTCCAGCACGGTCACCGCACTGCTCGCACCCCAGGTGCTCGCCTCGGGCCTGACCCTGCAGACCGAGGACCTTGCTCCGCTGCCAGCCAATGATTTGGCTGGCCTGGGCGCAATGTTCATGACCACGGCCCTGATGCTGGCGGGCTACATGCCGTTGAGCCTGGCCCTGTCCAACTCTCCGGAACTAATGCGCTTCCGTCGCTTCGTTCCGCTGCTGGCCGGCTGGTCCGCACTGATCGCCGCCCTGGTCTGGACCGTCGTCGGCCCGATCATGGGGATCGTCGAGGGCCACACGGCCGCCGTCCTGGGGATCAGCTGGCTCGCCGTGTTCTCGGTGGGCAGTGCGCAGCTGTTCCTGACCCGCATCCTGGGTCCGATGGCCGTCCTGGTGGGCATGCTGTTCCTGATGGTGCTGGGCGTTCCCTCCTCCAACATGAGCATGTCCGTACACACCATGCCCGGTCTCTACCCGTTCCTGCACAGCTTCCTGCCCGCTGCAGCCACCGGTGAATCCCTGCGGTCCGTCCTGTACTTCGACGGAAACGGCGCGGGCCGGCACCTGATGGTGCTGGTCATCGGCGCCGTGGCAGCCCTGCTGCTGACCCTGGGCATTGATGCCATGCGCCGCCGCAAGGGCAAAGACAAGCCCCTGGCCGTCAACGTTGCATCCCTGCACGGCGGGCCCCGCCCGAAGAACCGCGCCTGGCGCTACGTCACCCTCGGCTTCCTGCCGCTGATGATGGTAGCGATGATGCTCTCCCTGATGCTGGGCGCCATGTACCAGCCCACGCCGCGGGACATGCCCGTCGCCGTCGTCGGCGCCACCACCGAACAGGCCGAGCAGGCAGTTGCCGGGCTTGAAGAGAACATGTCCGGGCTCTTTGACCTGCGCGCCATGGACTCCGCCGATGAAGCGCGGGACCAGGTCCGGGACCGGACCATCACCGCCGCCTATGTGCTGCCTTCGGCCGAGAATCCGAAGTCCACCCTCATTGCCAACCAGGCTGCCGGCATGAGTGCCCAGCAGGTGGTCAACCGTGTCTTTACGCAGGTTGCCGCCGGTCAGCAGATGCAGCTGACCACGGAGGACGTGGCACCCCTGCCGAACAAGGACTCAATGGGCATGTCCACCATGTACATGGCCATGGGTTGGATCATGGCAGGCTTCATGATCATCATTGTTGGCTCCACAGCACAGCCCGCGAGCCGTCCGCTGCGCAAGCTCGTGCCGATTACGGCCGGCTGGGCCGTGGGCTACTCGGCTCTGCTGTGGGTCATAGTCTCCGTCTTCGTAAACGCCATCGACGGCCACTTCCTCGCCCTTTGGGGTACCGGCGCCGTGGCAATCTTCTGCGTCGCGATGTTCACCGCGGTCCTGGAACGCCTGATCGGCATGCTGGCCATCCTTCCAGCCATCGGCATCCTGATGTTCCTGGGCATTCCAGCCTCCGGCGCGGCAATGTCCATTTACATGGAGCCGGAGTTCTTCCGCGTCCTGCATGATTACCTGCCGATGCCGGCAGCGGTCGAAGCCATCCGATCCATCCTGTACTTCGGCGGCGACACGGTGGGTTCACACCTGCTGACGCTGGGTATTTGGGGCGCTGTTTCCCTGGTGGTCGTCATGATTATCGACCGCATCAAGCCGCCCCGGGACGAAGCCTGGCCCACGGAAGAAGCACCGGTGGAGCCTGCCGCAGACAACGCCGCAGACCGCCCGGAGCCGGTCCGCGCCTGA
- a CDS encoding MerR family transcriptional regulator gives MDLSIKEVAKLAGTTSRTLRHYDSIGLLPPSRVGSNGYRRYDRDALVRLQRILLLRGLGLGLPQIRKVLHGEQDDAAALARHLVQLQAEQHRLQAQVAAVRSTLAALEGGEEIMAEKMFEGFDSTQYREEVEERWGREAYAESDRWWRSLDDAGKRRFTAEHASLQDAWDDVQRRGLSPDSAQVQELARRHAEWIAAGAGKRQLDPQMLAGLAQMYAADERFAAHYTREFASGARFVRDALVAYAQTLAG, from the coding sequence ATGGATCTGTCCATCAAGGAAGTGGCGAAGCTTGCCGGGACCACGTCCCGCACGCTGCGCCATTACGACAGCATCGGCCTGCTGCCGCCCAGCCGGGTAGGCAGCAACGGGTACCGGCGATACGACCGGGACGCCCTGGTGCGGCTGCAGCGCATCCTGCTGCTGCGCGGCCTGGGCTTGGGGCTGCCGCAAATCCGGAAGGTCCTGCACGGTGAACAGGACGACGCCGCGGCCCTGGCCCGGCATCTGGTCCAGCTGCAGGCCGAACAGCACCGGCTGCAGGCGCAGGTTGCTGCCGTGCGCTCAACCCTGGCTGCCCTGGAAGGCGGAGAGGAAATCATGGCGGAAAAGATGTTTGAAGGATTTGATTCCACGCAGTACCGCGAGGAGGTGGAGGAACGCTGGGGCCGGGAGGCCTATGCGGAATCCGACCGGTGGTGGCGTTCCCTGGATGACGCCGGCAAACGCAGATTCACGGCCGAACACGCCTCCCTGCAGGATGCCTGGGACGACGTGCAGCGCCGCGGGCTGTCACCTGACAGTGCGCAGGTGCAGGAGCTTGCCCGGCGGCACGCGGAATGGATTGCCGCCGGCGCCGGGAAGCGGCAGCTCGATCCGCAGATGCTGGCCGGCCTCGCGCAGATGTACGCCGCCGATGAACGGTTCGCGGCGCACTACACCCGCGAGTTCGCCTCCGGTGCCCGGTTTGTCCGGGACGCACTGGTTGCGTACGCGCAGACCCTCGCGGGGTAA
- a CDS encoding helix-turn-helix domain-containing protein — MNDADTSLDAVGARLRSLRLERHTTLARVAAGTGISVSTLSRLESGQRKPTLELLMPLARTYGVTLDELVDAPATGDPRVHMRPLRRHGATIIPLTERAGGVRAYKYILPARRTAGEPSLQTHEGYEWLYVLSGRLRLLLGSQELILLPGEAAEFDTRTPHWMDNADPGAVEFLALFGPQGERAHLRARPASGTRSG; from the coding sequence ATGAACGACGCCGATACTTCACTTGACGCGGTCGGTGCCCGGCTGCGGTCCCTCCGACTGGAACGGCACACCACGCTGGCACGGGTGGCAGCGGGTACCGGCATATCCGTGAGCACCCTCTCCCGGCTGGAATCCGGCCAGCGCAAACCCACCCTGGAACTGCTGATGCCGCTGGCCCGAACCTACGGAGTCACCCTGGATGAACTGGTGGACGCCCCGGCCACCGGGGATCCCCGTGTACACATGCGGCCCCTGCGCCGGCACGGAGCCACCATCATCCCGCTGACCGAGCGGGCCGGCGGGGTCCGGGCGTACAAGTACATCCTCCCGGCCCGGCGCACGGCCGGGGAACCCTCCCTGCAGACGCACGAAGGCTATGAGTGGCTTTACGTGCTCAGCGGCAGGCTGCGGCTGCTGCTCGGATCGCAGGAGCTGATCCTGCTGCCCGGCGAAGCCGCGGAATTCGATACCCGCACTCCGCACTGGATGGACAACGCCGATCCCGGTGCCGTCGAGTTCCTGGCCCTATTTGGACCGCAGGGCGAGCGGGCCCACCTGCGGGCGCGGCCGGCGTCGGGCACCCGCTCCGGATAA
- a CDS encoding ABC transporter permease, which translates to MPAHSAQPAEPQSAASGRQQPQAAPSRIGAYLSPRTWLLPVLVLLLLGGAGTALYIGGLGSPGKNLDHFPIAVVNQDRGADTPGGSRENLGGNITDQMRQGFDGSDEIDLRVLSWDEAQDQMRDGQIHGMMVIPETFSADALALVSGALSDADVSRPAVTVYTNPLAGPLASSLATGAINPALDQANKSLGEQLTASAQTAQATAQADLQRRLEALGADLPPQLEQQLAPRVDGTSADLLEDPIAVTTTAFEEPPEGAALGEGAFFYSVLLMVVGVSGSVSLHFLVDARLGVAPVELGTRFVLDPPLRPGRWATYLLMWGIVVVGALPTAGLMMWVASAVGMPIPHGALFFFTTWLSIVTVSAVTLALIALLGSAGMILSLIYVVFMGLPSASGVVPLEALPGFFRFIAPGEPLYHMTTANRAVLYFDAEADAGLQSGIIGMLIILLIAVLVALLASLVYDRLLGRRGAGLPAAA; encoded by the coding sequence ATGCCCGCACATTCAGCGCAACCGGCCGAACCCCAGTCCGCCGCTTCCGGGCGGCAACAACCGCAAGCCGCGCCCTCGCGGATAGGCGCCTACCTCTCGCCGCGCACGTGGCTGCTGCCGGTGCTGGTGCTCCTGCTCCTGGGCGGCGCCGGCACCGCGCTGTACATCGGCGGGCTGGGCAGCCCGGGGAAGAATCTGGACCACTTTCCGATCGCCGTGGTGAATCAGGACCGGGGCGCGGACACACCCGGCGGAAGCAGGGAAAACCTGGGCGGTAACATCACCGACCAGATGCGGCAGGGGTTCGACGGCTCGGATGAGATCGATCTGCGGGTGCTGTCATGGGATGAGGCGCAGGACCAGATGCGCGACGGTCAGATCCACGGAATGATGGTGATCCCGGAAACGTTTTCCGCCGATGCCCTGGCCCTGGTCAGCGGTGCCCTCAGCGACGCTGACGTGTCCCGCCCGGCCGTGACGGTCTATACCAATCCACTGGCCGGTCCGCTGGCCAGCAGCCTCGCCACCGGCGCCATCAACCCGGCCCTGGACCAGGCCAACAAGAGTCTGGGTGAACAGCTGACCGCGTCCGCCCAGACCGCCCAGGCAACGGCACAGGCGGACCTGCAACGCCGGTTGGAGGCGCTGGGCGCGGACCTGCCGCCGCAGCTGGAACAGCAGCTCGCCCCACGCGTTGACGGAACCTCCGCAGACCTGCTTGAGGATCCGATTGCCGTGACGACCACCGCCTTCGAGGAGCCACCGGAGGGCGCAGCTCTGGGCGAGGGCGCCTTCTTCTACTCGGTGCTGCTGATGGTGGTGGGTGTCAGCGGGTCAGTGTCGCTGCATTTCCTGGTGGATGCGCGGCTGGGGGTTGCGCCGGTGGAGCTGGGAACGCGTTTTGTCCTGGACCCGCCGCTGCGTCCAGGCCGCTGGGCCACCTATCTGCTGATGTGGGGGATTGTGGTGGTCGGTGCGCTCCCCACGGCCGGACTCATGATGTGGGTGGCCTCCGCCGTCGGGATGCCGATCCCGCACGGGGCGTTGTTCTTCTTCACCACATGGCTGTCCATCGTCACGGTGTCCGCCGTGACCCTCGCCCTGATCGCCCTGCTGGGCAGCGCCGGCATGATTCTGTCGCTGATCTATGTGGTCTTTATGGGCCTGCCTTCCGCCAGCGGTGTGGTGCCCCTGGAAGCGCTGCCCGGCTTTTTCCGGTTCATTGCCCCGGGTGAGCCGCTCTACCATATGACCACGGCCAACCGGGCGGTGCTGTACTTCGACGCCGAGGCGGACGCCGGGCTGCAAAGCGGGATCATTGGGATGCTGATCATCCTCCTGATTGCGGTGCTGGTGGCTTTGCTGGCTTCCCTGGTTTACGACCGGCTGCTGGGCCGCCGGGGCGCAGGACTGCCAGCGGCGGCGTAG
- a CDS encoding TetR/AcrR family transcriptional regulator, translating to MSGMGQHGDKARAVLLDAAEELFARYGIDAVSNRRIAEHAGTANHSAVAYHFGSRDELLRTLATRHLEDTNRRRTELLKTLPPDAALPDLLAAMILPWVEHLASLPVPSWRARFVSQIRSAPSVHEVVVSTAVASPVMEELVRRTHAAAGDVAPSVLYGRSSILGGMVLGVCAEYEARLHAGVEEPNWTGVGYFLIDSCAGMLAAPVTHPGDFLAAPSSVYLL from the coding sequence ATGAGCGGCATGGGACAGCACGGCGACAAGGCACGCGCGGTACTGCTGGACGCGGCCGAGGAACTCTTTGCCCGCTACGGCATCGACGCGGTGTCCAACCGGCGGATTGCCGAACACGCCGGCACCGCCAACCATTCCGCCGTCGCCTATCACTTCGGCAGCCGGGACGAGTTGCTGCGGACGCTCGCAACGCGGCACCTGGAGGACACCAACCGGCGTCGGACCGAGCTGTTGAAGACCCTGCCGCCCGATGCGGCCCTGCCAGACCTGCTCGCGGCCATGATCCTTCCGTGGGTTGAGCATCTGGCTTCGCTGCCCGTGCCCAGCTGGCGGGCGCGCTTCGTGTCACAGATCCGCAGTGCGCCGTCCGTGCACGAGGTAGTGGTGAGTACGGCGGTGGCCAGTCCCGTGATGGAGGAACTGGTCCGCCGCACCCACGCCGCCGCGGGCGACGTCGCCCCTTCCGTCCTCTACGGCCGCTCCTCGATTCTCGGCGGTATGGTGCTGGGCGTTTGCGCCGAGTACGAGGCGCGCCTCCACGCCGGGGTGGAAGAACCGAACTGGACCGGCGTCGGTTACTTCCTCATTGACTCCTGCGCCGGCATGCTCGCTGCACCCGTAACGCATCCGGGGGATTTCCTGGCGGCGCCGTCCTCGGTTTACCTTTTGTAG
- a CDS encoding NUDIX domain-containing protein: protein MIHSAGLLLYRLQSDGLQVWIGHMGGPFWARKDQHAWSVPKGEYLPGEEEPLAAALREFGEEMGSPAPAAEYELLGSFRQSSKKTITVFAAEAEFAPERIASNTFALEWPKGSGRVREYPEIDDAGWFPEPEARTKLVKGQAPVLDALLRRLAGQA, encoded by the coding sequence ATGATCCACAGCGCAGGCCTCCTGCTGTACCGGCTGCAGTCGGACGGTCTCCAAGTCTGGATCGGCCACATGGGCGGGCCGTTCTGGGCCCGGAAGGACCAACACGCCTGGTCCGTGCCCAAGGGTGAATACCTGCCGGGGGAAGAGGAACCCCTGGCCGCGGCGCTGCGCGAATTCGGTGAGGAAATGGGGAGCCCGGCGCCGGCTGCTGAGTATGAGCTGCTGGGCAGTTTCCGCCAGTCCTCGAAAAAGACGATTACCGTGTTCGCCGCCGAGGCGGAATTCGCGCCGGAGCGAATAGCCAGCAACACGTTTGCCCTTGAGTGGCCCAAGGGCTCGGGCCGGGTCCGCGAGTATCCGGAGATTGACGACGCCGGCTGGTTCCCCGAGCCCGAAGCCCGGACCAAGCTCGTGAAGGGCCAGGCGCCGGTGCTCGACGCCCTGCTGCGCCGGCTGGCGGGGCAAGCCTAA
- a CDS encoding NAD(P)/FAD-dependent oxidoreductase, with the protein MERAEESGTPQGASYDAVVIGGGAAGLNGALVLSRARRSVAVVDAGDPRNAPAAQIHNYLGREGAAPSELYGTGRDEVRSYGGTILEGQASTVRPNPDGGFTVLLADGRELGARRILAASGVRDILPDIPGIAGRWGSTVLHCPYCHGWEAREKAIGILGTDMDVAMHQALLWRQLSDDVVVFLHTAGEPDAGQARQLAARGIRTVAGEVVGVEGTGAAVRLAGGELVERDALVVFTRLEARAGYLADLGLVPAEQYMGEAPLGTAVPAGPTGVTSVPGVYIAGNLANPSVQVIAAAAAGLMAGAAINADLVAEDTALAVASAAGMPGVSQAS; encoded by the coding sequence ATGGAACGAGCAGAAGAGAGCGGTACGCCGCAGGGGGCGTCCTACGACGCGGTTGTGATCGGCGGCGGTGCCGCCGGGTTGAACGGCGCGCTCGTGCTGTCCCGCGCCCGGCGGTCCGTTGCGGTGGTGGACGCGGGGGATCCCCGCAACGCGCCGGCCGCGCAGATCCACAACTACCTGGGCCGGGAGGGCGCCGCGCCGTCCGAGCTGTACGGGACCGGACGGGACGAGGTGCGCAGCTACGGCGGAACAATCCTTGAAGGACAGGCGTCCACCGTTCGGCCGAATCCAGACGGCGGATTCACCGTGCTGCTGGCCGACGGGCGGGAGCTGGGTGCGCGCCGGATCCTGGCTGCGTCCGGGGTCCGGGACATCCTGCCGGACATCCCCGGCATTGCCGGGCGCTGGGGAAGCACGGTGCTGCACTGCCCGTACTGCCATGGATGGGAGGCACGGGAGAAGGCCATCGGCATCCTGGGCACGGATATGGACGTGGCCATGCACCAGGCACTGCTGTGGCGGCAGCTGAGCGACGACGTCGTGGTGTTCCTGCACACGGCAGGGGAACCGGACGCCGGGCAGGCGCGGCAACTGGCAGCGCGCGGGATCCGGACGGTGGCCGGGGAAGTGGTTGGTGTGGAAGGCACCGGCGCCGCTGTGCGGCTGGCCGGAGGCGAACTGGTGGAGCGGGATGCCCTGGTGGTGTTTACGCGGCTGGAGGCCCGGGCGGGGTATCTGGCGGATCTGGGCCTCGTCCCGGCCGAGCAGTACATGGGGGAGGCTCCGTTGGGGACCGCCGTCCCGGCCGGGCCCACCGGAGTGACATCGGTGCCCGGCGTCTATATTGCCGGCAACCTGGCCAACCCTTCCGTGCAGGTGATTGCCGCCGCGGCGGCAGGACTGATGGCGGGGGCGGCGATCAACGCGGACCTGGTGGCTGAGGACACTGCGCTCGCCGTGGCGTCGGCCGCGGGTATGCCCGGGGTGTCCCAGGCCTCCTGA
- a CDS encoding DUF1349 domain-containing protein: MFNSMKWLNEPPKWQDTGDSLTLHTALETDFWRETHYGFIRDSGHFFYREVTGDFTVAVTFSGDFTTLYDQAGLMIRANERTWVKAGVEYSDGALQLSTVVTNGTSDWSLRPLASSSSNEVTLQLSRQANAIHVTYLEPQGPGARWSSLRLAYLPLEDRPCQAGIMACSPTRADLRVDFTDFRINPSHGIDLHPDDGHGPATSDN, translated from the coding sequence ATGTTCAACAGCATGAAGTGGCTCAACGAACCGCCCAAGTGGCAGGACACCGGTGACTCACTAACCCTTCATACCGCCCTTGAGACCGACTTCTGGCGGGAAACCCACTATGGGTTTATCCGGGATAGCGGACACTTTTTCTACCGGGAGGTGACGGGCGACTTCACAGTGGCCGTGACGTTTAGCGGCGACTTCACCACGCTCTATGACCAGGCCGGCCTTATGATCCGGGCGAATGAGCGAACCTGGGTCAAGGCGGGGGTGGAGTACAGCGACGGCGCACTGCAGCTGAGCACGGTGGTCACCAACGGCACGTCGGACTGGTCGCTGAGGCCATTGGCGAGCAGCAGCAGCAATGAGGTGACCCTGCAACTGTCGCGCCAAGCCAATGCAATCCACGTGACGTATCTGGAGCCACAGGGGCCAGGCGCCCGGTGGAGCAGCCTGCGGCTCGCGTATCTCCCGCTGGAGGACCGGCCCTGCCAGGCGGGAATCATGGCCTGCTCCCCCACCCGCGCTGACCTGCGCGTTGACTTTACGGATTTCCGGATCAATCCCTCCCACGGGATTGACCTCCATCCCGAC